One region of Lactobacillus johnsonii genomic DNA includes:
- the rpoD gene encoding RNA polymerase sigma factor RpoD has protein sequence MAESKTTKETTMTLDKKVKEVVKEVKKDKQITENKFTAQLIKPYDLQGKAVDQLVQEFEDNGISIVDENGEPSKLALKKQKDVEKAELKDMSAPSSVRMNDPVRMYLKEIGRVSLLNADQEIALAKRIESGDEEAKQELAEANLRLVVSIAKRYVGRGMSFLDLIQEGNMGLMKAVDKFDYRLGFKFSTYATWWIRQAITRAIADQARTIRIPVHMVETINKLIRIQRQLLQDLGREPTPEEIGAEMDMPTDKVREILKIAQEPVSLETPIGEEDDSHLGDFIEDKDATSPEQHASYELLKEQLEEVLDTLTDREENVLRLRFGLNDGRTRTLEEVGKVFGVTRERIRQIEAKALRKLRHPSRSNQLKDFLD, from the coding sequence ATGGCAGAGAGTAAGACTACCAAAGAAACAACAATGACACTTGATAAAAAGGTCAAGGAAGTTGTTAAGGAAGTTAAAAAAGATAAACAAATTACTGAAAACAAATTTACTGCTCAACTAATTAAGCCATATGATCTTCAAGGAAAAGCGGTAGATCAACTAGTTCAAGAATTTGAAGACAATGGAATTAGTATTGTTGATGAAAATGGTGAACCTTCAAAATTAGCTTTAAAGAAGCAAAAAGACGTTGAGAAGGCTGAATTGAAAGATATGTCAGCACCTTCAAGCGTAAGAATGAATGATCCAGTTCGGATGTATTTGAAGGAAATCGGACGTGTTTCACTGTTAAATGCTGATCAAGAAATTGCCTTGGCTAAGAGAATTGAATCAGGCGATGAAGAAGCTAAGCAAGAATTGGCTGAAGCTAACTTACGTTTGGTAGTTTCTATTGCTAAACGTTATGTTGGTCGTGGTATGTCCTTCTTAGACTTAATTCAAGAAGGTAACATGGGTTTGATGAAGGCCGTTGACAAATTTGACTATCGTTTAGGATTTAAGTTTTCAACTTATGCAACTTGGTGGATTAGACAAGCAATTACTCGTGCAATTGCTGACCAAGCGAGAACAATTCGTATTCCAGTTCACATGGTTGAAACAATTAATAAGTTGATCAGAATTCAAAGACAACTTTTGCAAGATTTGGGAAGAGAACCAACTCCAGAAGAAATTGGTGCCGAAATGGATATGCCAACTGATAAAGTTCGTGAAATCTTGAAGATTGCACAAGAACCAGTTTCTCTTGAAACACCAATTGGTGAAGAAGATGATTCTCATCTAGGTGACTTTATCGAAGATAAGGATGCAACTAGTCCTGAACAACATGCTTCATATGAATTGTTAAAAGAACAACTTGAAGAAGTACTTGATACTTTAACTGATCGTGAAGAGAATGTTTTACGTTTACGTTTTGGTCTTAATGATGGACGTACTCGTACTCTAGAAGAAGTTGGTAAAGTATTTGGAGTAACTCGTGAACGTATCAGACAGATTGAAGCTAAGGCTTTGCGTAAGTTACGTCACCCAAGTCGTTCAAATCAATTAAAAGACTTCTTAGATTAG